A single region of the Poecile atricapillus isolate bPoeAtr1 chromosome 25, bPoeAtr1.hap1, whole genome shotgun sequence genome encodes:
- the TMEM218 gene encoding transmembrane protein 218, protein MAGALGVGPGVLALLLLWAMALLLVLALLRAGRARVAAVPVALGAAALTAALLLFPREGESPAPAGAEEIVDTFLIGRFILLAVMSLVFLGCLFLFLIYHLMEPVYAKPLHSS, encoded by the exons aTGGCGGGCGCGCTGGGCGTGGGGCCGGGGGTgctggcgctgctgctgctctgggcaatgGCGCTGCTGCTCGTGCTGGCGCTGCTGCGCGCCGGCCGCGCCCG gGTCGCCGCGGTGCCGGTGGCGCTCGGAGCCGCCGCGCTCACGGCCGCGCTGCTGCTGTTCCCCCGGGAGGGCGAGAGTCCGGCCCCAGCCGGCGCTGAGGAG ATCGTGGACACCTTCCTCATTGGCCGCTTCATCCTCCTGGCTGTGATGAGCCTGGTCTTCCTCGGCtgcctgttcctgttcctgattTATCACCTCATGGAGCCCGTGTACGCCAAGCCACTCCACAGCAGCTAG